One window from the genome of Candidatus Binataceae bacterium encodes:
- the merA gene encoding mercury(II) reductase, with amino-acid sequence MLLERKAKGDFDLFVLGGGSAAFAAAIRAAELGARVGVAEEGVIGGTCVNRGCVPSKNLLYAAERYYDYYRNGFAGLPQGKEAANFAQVIAQKDDLVEGLRKAKYWDVLEAFPQIKFVSRPAAFVSANEVSVGDRKVTADHFVIATGASVTRLPIPGLEKTPILTYKEALDLKQLPKSLLVIGGGPIGLELGQMYSRFGSKVTILEALPYIAPLEDGEISEALKAYLTEEGLQVLTSVKVTRVEPVEGGVRIEALIGSKSVDFYGERLLLAAGLKPNTRDLGLDKAGVRHDERGAVVVDDQLRTSAKNIWAAGDVTGQMMLVTVSAMEGGIAAENALAGARKRIDLSHVPHAIFTSPQVASVGLRERDARSSGRNILAAKLPFAHVPKAAAVRDTRGLLKLVVDGRNYRILGAHLVAAEAADLIHIGVLAVQQGLTVGDLLRTTFVYPTLAEAFKIAALSFNKDVTKLSCCAT; translated from the coding sequence ATGTTGTTGGAAAGGAAAGCCAAGGGTGACTTCGACTTGTTCGTCCTCGGCGGTGGCTCGGCGGCGTTCGCCGCGGCGATTCGCGCGGCCGAGCTTGGTGCGCGCGTCGGCGTCGCCGAAGAGGGTGTTATCGGCGGTACTTGCGTAAATCGCGGATGCGTGCCGAGCAAGAACCTGCTCTATGCCGCCGAGCGGTATTACGACTACTACAGGAATGGATTCGCCGGTTTGCCCCAGGGCAAGGAAGCGGCGAATTTCGCTCAAGTCATTGCTCAGAAGGATGACCTCGTCGAGGGGCTGCGCAAGGCCAAATATTGGGACGTCCTGGAGGCCTTTCCGCAGATCAAGTTTGTGTCCCGCCCGGCGGCGTTCGTTTCTGCCAATGAAGTAAGTGTCGGCGACCGGAAGGTCACCGCCGATCATTTTGTCATCGCGACTGGGGCGTCCGTGACGCGGCTGCCAATACCTGGACTGGAAAAGACACCCATTCTTACGTACAAGGAAGCTCTCGACCTCAAGCAGCTCCCGAAATCGCTCCTGGTGATCGGCGGGGGGCCGATCGGCCTTGAGCTTGGCCAGATGTATTCGCGCTTCGGGAGCAAGGTAACGATTCTCGAAGCTCTGCCGTATATCGCGCCACTGGAGGACGGGGAGATCTCCGAGGCACTAAAGGCCTATCTGACAGAAGAAGGGCTTCAGGTTCTCACTTCGGTCAAGGTGACGCGGGTTGAACCGGTCGAGGGCGGTGTGCGAATCGAAGCCCTGATCGGTAGCAAGTCGGTGGATTTCTATGGCGAGCGACTGCTGCTTGCCGCCGGCCTTAAACCCAACACCCGCGACCTCGGGCTAGACAAAGCCGGCGTCCGGCATGACGAGCGCGGAGCTGTAGTCGTTGACGACCAACTCAGGACCAGTGCGAAAAACATCTGGGCAGCGGGCGACGTCACCGGCCAAATGATGCTGGTCACGGTCTCGGCGATGGAGGGCGGGATCGCCGCCGAAAACGCGCTCGCGGGCGCTCGTAAAAGAATCGACCTGAGCCACGTGCCCCACGCGATCTTCACCTCACCGCAGGTCGCCTCGGTGGGCCTGCGCGAGCGCGACGCGAGATCTTCTGGGCGCAACATTTTGGCCGCCAAACTACCTTTCGCGCACGTGCCCAAGGCCGCCGCCGTGCGTGACACGCGCGGCCTTTTGAAGTTGGTCGTGGATGGTCGCAACTATCGGATCCTCGGCGCGCATTTGGTGGCGGCCGAGGCCGCGGATCTGATCCATATCGGCGTGCTGGCAGTTCAGCAGGGACTCACGGTCGGCGACTTGCTGCGCACCACTTTCGTTTATCCGACCCTGGCCGAGGCATTCAAGATCGCGGCCTTATCGTTCAACAAGGATGTGACCAAGCTA